The following coding sequences are from one Danio rerio strain Tuebingen ecotype United States chromosome 21, GRCz12tu, whole genome shotgun sequence window:
- the kcnk4b gene encoding potassium channel subfamily K member 4 isoform X3 — MHGATLVFILTGVLLYLVMGALMFNYLEAGHEEKHFDLLQTTKQEFLSNYTCVDLENLNKFIDTLAEVMGVGVDPTKNETNFSTSWDLASAFFFCGTIVTTIGYGNISPKTWWGQFFCICYTLVGIPLFGFLLAAAGDHLGTSLRNAIAKIEALLWKFKVKPVIVRVITSVLSILLGCVLFIFLPILVFQKIENWTLLESAYFVVITLTTVGFGDYVAGDDVKGDDGREYWYKPLVWFWVLFGLAYFVTILSMIGNWILVVTKKTKAEMEGLRAHASDWTQNIQNMSVDFNIAGKLEDPFKRSKRKRRHRRHKHTGSQGEVGKDGREENESESGSYSSDESEGSSESESEATQTERVPEGGGSVAAKELEKEEKLHAIPKDPIPKDPKPKDPILKDPILSQPLDYFGENLAYIDESSDAGSRKVHLDPLLDLPDSNPDRPKRRHVHMTRMTLHV, encoded by the exons ATGCACGGGGCAACTCTTGTATTTATCCTCACTGGGGTGCTCCTGTATTTGGTTATGGGGGCTCTGATGTTCAATTATCTGGAGGCCGGTCATGAAGAGAAACACTTTGACCTTCTGCAGACCACCAAACAAGAGTTCCTTAGTAACTATACCTGTGTGGACCTAGAGAATCTAAACAAGTTCATCGAT ACACTAGCAGAGGTAATGGGTGTTGGAGTTGACCCCACCAAAAATGAAACCAATTTCAGCACCAGCTGGGACCTGGCCAGCGCTTTCTTCTTCTGTGGAACCATTGTCACCACCATCG GTTATGGAAACATCTCTCCAAAGACATGGTGGGGTCAGTTCTTCTGTATCTGCTATACACTGGTGGGCATTCCCTTGTTTGGATTTCTGTTGGCTGCCGCAGGAGACCATCTGGGGACGTCGCTGAGGAATGCCATTGCTAAAATTGAAGCGCTTTTATGG AAATTTAAGGTGAAGCCAGTCATCGTGCGTGTCATCACCTCAGTGCTGTCCATCCTGCTGGGCTGCGTCCTCTTCATCTTTTTGCCAATTTTAGTCTTCCAGAAGATTGAAAATTGGACTCTGCTGGAATCTGCCTACTTTGTGGTCATCACCCTCACTACTGTGGGCTTTGGAGACTATGTTGCAG GGGATGACGTCAAGGGTGACGATGGTCGAGAATATTGGTACAAGCCTCTGGTGTGGTTCTGGGTTTTGTTCGGTTTGGCCTACTTTGTTACCATTCTCTCCATGATTGGGAACTGGATCTTGGTAGTTACGAAAAAAACCAAAGCTGAG ATGGAGGGGTTGCGAGCCCATGCCTCGGACTGGACTCAGAACATCCAGAATATGTCTGTGGATTTCAACATTGCTGGAAAACTTGAAGATCCCTTCAAGCGCAGCAAGAGAAAGCGCCGTCACAGGCGGCACAAACACACCGGCAGTCAGGGTGAAGTCGGAAAAGATGGTAGAGAGGAGAATGAATCTGAATCCGGCTCCTACTCATCAGATGAGTCTGAAGGCAGCTCAGAGTCAGAGTCAGAGGCAACTCAAACTGAACGGGTCCCGGAGGGTGGAGGAAGCGTTGCTGCTAAAGAATTAGAGAAAGAGGAAAAACTTCACGCCATCCCCAAAGATCCCATCCCCAAAGATCCCAAGCCCAAAGATCCCATCCTCAAAGATCCTATTCTCTCTCAGCCTTTGGATTACTTTGGGGAAAATCTTGCATACATTGATGAATCCTCAGATGCAGGGAGCAGGAAGGTCCACCTAGACCCCCTGCTGGATTTACCAGACTCAAACCCAGACAGGCCCAAAAGGAGAC ACGTGCATATGACACGCATGACGCTTCATGTTTAG
- the kcnk4b gene encoding potassium channel subfamily K member 4 isoform X1, which yields MHGATLVFILTGVLLYLVMGALMFNYLEAGHEEKHFDLLQTTKQEFLSNYTCVDLENLNKFIDTLAEVMGVGVDPTKNETNFSTSWDLASAFFFCGTIVTTIGYGNISPKTWWGQFFCICYTLVGIPLFGFLLAAAGDHLGTSLRNAIAKIEALLWKFKVKPVIVRVITSVLSILLGCVLFIFLPILVFQKIENWTLLESAYFVVITLTTVGFGDYVAGDDVKGDDGREYWYKPLVWFWVLFGLAYFVTILSMIGNWILVVTKKTKAEPFHFSCPTFCSKMEGLRAHASDWTQNIQNMSVDFNIAGKLEDPFKRSKRKRRHRRHKHTGSQGEVGKDGREENESESGSYSSDESEGSSESESEATQTERVPEGGGSVAAKELEKEEKLHAIPKDPIPKDPKPKDPILKDPILSQPLDYFGENLAYIDESSDAGSRKVHLDPLLDLPDSNPDRPKRRRQRRQLRRDQPKTKYPQTSPIEPENRAPNGDIQQKDPSTPKV from the exons ATGCACGGGGCAACTCTTGTATTTATCCTCACTGGGGTGCTCCTGTATTTGGTTATGGGGGCTCTGATGTTCAATTATCTGGAGGCCGGTCATGAAGAGAAACACTTTGACCTTCTGCAGACCACCAAACAAGAGTTCCTTAGTAACTATACCTGTGTGGACCTAGAGAATCTAAACAAGTTCATCGAT ACACTAGCAGAGGTAATGGGTGTTGGAGTTGACCCCACCAAAAATGAAACCAATTTCAGCACCAGCTGGGACCTGGCCAGCGCTTTCTTCTTCTGTGGAACCATTGTCACCACCATCG GTTATGGAAACATCTCTCCAAAGACATGGTGGGGTCAGTTCTTCTGTATCTGCTATACACTGGTGGGCATTCCCTTGTTTGGATTTCTGTTGGCTGCCGCAGGAGACCATCTGGGGACGTCGCTGAGGAATGCCATTGCTAAAATTGAAGCGCTTTTATGG AAATTTAAGGTGAAGCCAGTCATCGTGCGTGTCATCACCTCAGTGCTGTCCATCCTGCTGGGCTGCGTCCTCTTCATCTTTTTGCCAATTTTAGTCTTCCAGAAGATTGAAAATTGGACTCTGCTGGAATCTGCCTACTTTGTGGTCATCACCCTCACTACTGTGGGCTTTGGAGACTATGTTGCAG GGGATGACGTCAAGGGTGACGATGGTCGAGAATATTGGTACAAGCCTCTGGTGTGGTTCTGGGTTTTGTTCGGTTTGGCCTACTTTGTTACCATTCTCTCCATGATTGGGAACTGGATCTTGGTAGTTACGAAAAAAACCAAAGCTGAG CCTTTCCATTTCTCCTGCCCTACTTTCTGCTCTAAGATGGAGGGGTTGCGAGCCCATGCCTCGGACTGGACTCAGAACATCCAGAATATGTCTGTGGATTTCAACATTGCTGGAAAACTTGAAGATCCCTTCAAGCGCAGCAAGAGAAAGCGCCGTCACAGGCGGCACAAACACACCGGCAGTCAGGGTGAAGTCGGAAAAGATGGTAGAGAGGAGAATGAATCTGAATCCGGCTCCTACTCATCAGATGAGTCTGAAGGCAGCTCAGAGTCAGAGTCAGAGGCAACTCAAACTGAACGGGTCCCGGAGGGTGGAGGAAGCGTTGCTGCTAAAGAATTAGAGAAAGAGGAAAAACTTCACGCCATCCCCAAAGATCCCATCCCCAAAGATCCCAAGCCCAAAGATCCCATCCTCAAAGATCCTATTCTCTCTCAGCCTTTGGATTACTTTGGGGAAAATCTTGCATACATTGATGAATCCTCAGATGCAGGGAGCAGGAAGGTCCACCTAGACCCCCTGCTGGATTTACCAGACTCAAACCCAGACAGGCCCAAAAGGAGACGTCAACGGAGACAATTGAGAAGAGATCAACCAAAAACCAAGTACCCCCAAACCAGTCCAATTGAACCAGAGAATAGAGCGCCAAATGGAGACATTCAACAGAAAGATCCTTCTACACCAAAAGTGTGA
- the kcnk4b gene encoding potassium channel subfamily K member 4 isoform X2, protein MHGATLVFILTGVLLYLVMGALMFNYLEAGHEEKHFDLLQTTKQEFLSNYTCVDLENLNKFIDTLAEVMGVGVDPTKNETNFSTSWDLASAFFFCGTIVTTIGYGNISPKTWWGQFFCICYTLVGIPLFGFLLAAAGDHLGTSLRNAIAKIEALLWKFKVKPVIVRVITSVLSILLGCVLFIFLPILVFQKIENWTLLESAYFVVITLTTVGFGDYVAGDDVKGDDGREYWYKPLVWFWVLFGLAYFVTILSMIGNWILVVTKKTKAEMEGLRAHASDWTQNIQNMSVDFNIAGKLEDPFKRSKRKRRHRRHKHTGSQGEVGKDGREENESESGSYSSDESEGSSESESEATQTERVPEGGGSVAAKELEKEEKLHAIPKDPIPKDPKPKDPILKDPILSQPLDYFGENLAYIDESSDAGSRKVHLDPLLDLPDSNPDRPKRRRQRRQLRRDQPKTKYPQTSPIEPENRAPNGDIQQKDPSTPKV, encoded by the exons ATGCACGGGGCAACTCTTGTATTTATCCTCACTGGGGTGCTCCTGTATTTGGTTATGGGGGCTCTGATGTTCAATTATCTGGAGGCCGGTCATGAAGAGAAACACTTTGACCTTCTGCAGACCACCAAACAAGAGTTCCTTAGTAACTATACCTGTGTGGACCTAGAGAATCTAAACAAGTTCATCGAT ACACTAGCAGAGGTAATGGGTGTTGGAGTTGACCCCACCAAAAATGAAACCAATTTCAGCACCAGCTGGGACCTGGCCAGCGCTTTCTTCTTCTGTGGAACCATTGTCACCACCATCG GTTATGGAAACATCTCTCCAAAGACATGGTGGGGTCAGTTCTTCTGTATCTGCTATACACTGGTGGGCATTCCCTTGTTTGGATTTCTGTTGGCTGCCGCAGGAGACCATCTGGGGACGTCGCTGAGGAATGCCATTGCTAAAATTGAAGCGCTTTTATGG AAATTTAAGGTGAAGCCAGTCATCGTGCGTGTCATCACCTCAGTGCTGTCCATCCTGCTGGGCTGCGTCCTCTTCATCTTTTTGCCAATTTTAGTCTTCCAGAAGATTGAAAATTGGACTCTGCTGGAATCTGCCTACTTTGTGGTCATCACCCTCACTACTGTGGGCTTTGGAGACTATGTTGCAG GGGATGACGTCAAGGGTGACGATGGTCGAGAATATTGGTACAAGCCTCTGGTGTGGTTCTGGGTTTTGTTCGGTTTGGCCTACTTTGTTACCATTCTCTCCATGATTGGGAACTGGATCTTGGTAGTTACGAAAAAAACCAAAGCTGAG ATGGAGGGGTTGCGAGCCCATGCCTCGGACTGGACTCAGAACATCCAGAATATGTCTGTGGATTTCAACATTGCTGGAAAACTTGAAGATCCCTTCAAGCGCAGCAAGAGAAAGCGCCGTCACAGGCGGCACAAACACACCGGCAGTCAGGGTGAAGTCGGAAAAGATGGTAGAGAGGAGAATGAATCTGAATCCGGCTCCTACTCATCAGATGAGTCTGAAGGCAGCTCAGAGTCAGAGTCAGAGGCAACTCAAACTGAACGGGTCCCGGAGGGTGGAGGAAGCGTTGCTGCTAAAGAATTAGAGAAAGAGGAAAAACTTCACGCCATCCCCAAAGATCCCATCCCCAAAGATCCCAAGCCCAAAGATCCCATCCTCAAAGATCCTATTCTCTCTCAGCCTTTGGATTACTTTGGGGAAAATCTTGCATACATTGATGAATCCTCAGATGCAGGGAGCAGGAAGGTCCACCTAGACCCCCTGCTGGATTTACCAGACTCAAACCCAGACAGGCCCAAAAGGAGACGTCAACGGAGACAATTGAGAAGAGATCAACCAAAAACCAAGTACCCCCAAACCAGTCCAATTGAACCAGAGAATAGAGCGCCAAATGGAGACATTCAACAGAAAGATCCTTCTACACCAAAAGTGTGA
- the kcnk4b gene encoding potassium channel subfamily K member 4 isoform X4, with translation MHGATLVFILTGVLLYLVMGALMFNYLEAGHEEKHFDLLQTTKQEFLSNYTCVDLENLNKFIDTLAEVMGVGVDPTKNETNFSTSWDLASAFFFCGTIVTTIGYGNISPKTWWGQFFCICYTLVGIPLFGFLLAAAGDHLGTSLRNAIAKIEALLWKFKVKPVIVRVITSVLSILLGCVLFIFLPILVFQKIENWTLLESAYFVVITLTTVGFGDYVAATQQT, from the exons ATGCACGGGGCAACTCTTGTATTTATCCTCACTGGGGTGCTCCTGTATTTGGTTATGGGGGCTCTGATGTTCAATTATCTGGAGGCCGGTCATGAAGAGAAACACTTTGACCTTCTGCAGACCACCAAACAAGAGTTCCTTAGTAACTATACCTGTGTGGACCTAGAGAATCTAAACAAGTTCATCGAT ACACTAGCAGAGGTAATGGGTGTTGGAGTTGACCCCACCAAAAATGAAACCAATTTCAGCACCAGCTGGGACCTGGCCAGCGCTTTCTTCTTCTGTGGAACCATTGTCACCACCATCG GTTATGGAAACATCTCTCCAAAGACATGGTGGGGTCAGTTCTTCTGTATCTGCTATACACTGGTGGGCATTCCCTTGTTTGGATTTCTGTTGGCTGCCGCAGGAGACCATCTGGGGACGTCGCTGAGGAATGCCATTGCTAAAATTGAAGCGCTTTTATGG AAATTTAAGGTGAAGCCAGTCATCGTGCGTGTCATCACCTCAGTGCTGTCCATCCTGCTGGGCTGCGTCCTCTTCATCTTTTTGCCAATTTTAGTCTTCCAGAAGATTGAAAATTGGACTCTGCTGGAATCTGCCTACTTTGTGGTCATCACCCTCACTACTGTGGGCTTTGGAGACTATGTTGCAG ctactcagcagACATGA